From Proteiniborus sp. MB09-C3, the proteins below share one genomic window:
- the fliE gene encoding flagellar hook-basal body complex protein FliE — protein sequence MKVENINNLFTKSNSNAIEKNATEATTFSDFLKNALDEVNELQINSENYTKLLALGEIDNIHDVPIAAEKAKVAFQMTLAIRNKVVDAYKEIMRMQV from the coding sequence ATGAAAGTTGAAAATATAAATAATTTATTTACGAAGAGTAATAGTAACGCCATCGAAAAAAATGCTACAGAAGCTACTACATTTAGTGATTTTTTAAAAAATGCCTTGGATGAAGTTAATGAATTACAAATCAACTCAGAAAACTATACAAAGTTGTTAGCTTTAGGAGAAATTGATAATATTCATGACGTTCCAATAGCAGCAGAAAAAGCCAAGGTTGCATTTCAGATGACTCTTGCCATTAGAAATAAAGTGGTTGATGCCTATAAAGAAATTATGAGAATGCAAGTCTAA
- the flgC gene encoding flagellar basal body rod protein FlgC, whose translation MKMFNSIDISATGMTAERTRMEIISKNIANASVTRTSSGMPYRRQMVVFKQNEASPFSAYLSEFSNELQKAKGVKVSEIVEDKTPFKQIYEPGHPDADNNGYVQMPNVDITTEMVDMISATRAYEANMSAINSAKNMALKALEIGR comes from the coding sequence ATGAAAATGTTTAATTCTATAGATATTAGCGCAACGGGTATGACGGCTGAAAGAACAAGAATGGAGATAATTTCCAAGAACATTGCAAATGCTAGTGTAACTAGAACTAGCAGTGGAATGCCTTATAGAAGACAAATGGTTGTATTTAAGCAAAACGAAGCCTCACCTTTTTCAGCATATTTATCAGAGTTCAGTAATGAGCTCCAGAAGGCTAAAGGTGTAAAAGTAAGTGAAATAGTTGAAGACAAAACCCCATTTAAGCAAATATATGAACCTGGTCACCCTGATGCAGATAATAATGGTTATGTACAAATGCCAAATGTTGATATAACTACTGAAATGGTGGACATGATTTCTGCTACTAGAGCCTATGAAGCTAATATGAGTGCAATAAACTCAGCTAAGAATATGGCCCTAAAAGCTTTAGAAATAGGACGATAA